CTGGCGCCCGTCGTCTTGGCCGGCGTGTCGTCGTCCTTGGCCTCGTCGATCGCCTTCTTGACCCGCGACCGCATGAGCGAGAAGTCGGGGTTCGTCGACAGGAAGCCGTTCACGCCGTTCTTGAAGACGATGCTGCGGACGTTGCCCTTCTTGACCTTGAGGCTCAGGTCGACCATCGCCGGCAGGATCTCCTGCGGGATGTCGGTGTAGACGATCGACTTGCTCGCGTTCGCGATGTCCTCGTAGCGGGTCAGCACGTTCGCCGGGTTGGCCTGCTTGATCATCGCGTTGATGACGCAGCGCTGGCGGTCCATCCGGGCGAAGTCGTCCGAGCCGTAACGGCCACGGGCGTACCAGAGGGTGCTGCGGCCGTCGAGCTTTTGGTCCGGGCCCGGCTTGAGGAACTCCTTCGGCGGGATGTGCAGGTCGGTGTTCCCGCCGATCGGGATGTAGGTGTTGACGTTGAGCCGCACCCCGCCGAGGGCGTCGACCATCTTCGAGAAGCCCTGCAGGTTGATCAGGACGTAGTAGTCGACCTTGAGCCCGAGCGCCTGCCCGACGCTGAGCTTCATGACGTCGGCGCCGAGGTTGTCGGTCTTGCCGAGGGCGTCCTTGCCCACCTTGACGGGCACGTCGCGGTACATCGCGTTGAGGAAGAACTCGGCGTTGTTCGGGTCGCCGTCGGTGAAGCCGTTGGGGTACGCGCGCTTCAGCGGCGAGTCCGACGGGAACGGCATCCGCGCGGTGTTCCGCGGCAGGCTGAAGAGCGTCGTGTCACCGGTCTTGGTGTCGATGCTGGCCAGGATGACGGTGTCGGTCCGGGTGCCGACGCGACCCTTGCCGGCGTCGCCGCCCAGCAGCAGGATGTTCAGCCGGGCCTGGTCCGCCCAGGGGTCGGTCTGCTGCTCCTTGTCGCCGGCGTGCGTCGCCTGGAGCGTCGGGCGGGTCGCGCTGTTGGTGTCGGCCGAGCTCTGGAAGACGGTGCCGACCAGCCCCGCCGAGACGTACGCGGTCCGCGCGGCGACCGCCATCGGGGCCGCGACCGCGAAGGCCAGGACGCCGACGAGGAGCCCGCCGAGGACGCGCTGCGAGCGGGTGGGCCGGTGGCGCAGGGCGAGGTGGGTCGCGACGACGACGACGACCCAGAGGGCCGCGACCACGAGCAGCACGATCGTGAGCCGGCGCAGCATGACGGGGTCGACGCCGATCGAGACCAGGGCGTCGCGGTCCACGAGTGCGGCGAGCCCGAGGGCCACCAGGGTCAGGACGAACAGGGCCAGCACGACCGACCCGACGACGCGGCGCCCGGCGGCGATCAGCCCGACGCCCGGCACGACGGTGCCCAGGACGGTGAAGCCGACGGTGCGCCGGAAGTCCTCGTTGCGGGGGAGGGCGTGGCGCGCGGCCGGCGTCGAACCACCCTCGGGGCGGGACCAGTTCCAGCCGGAGCCCGACGCGTCGGGGTCGGCGGGGGTCTTGTCCTCCGGCATGCACACGTCCTTCTGGGCTCGGCGACGGCGCGCCGGTTGCGTTCAGATTCGATTCAGGGTACGTGTCGGCAGGTCAGGACGCCATTTCACCCGC
The window above is part of the Microlunatus antarcticus genome. Proteins encoded here:
- a CDS encoding LCP family protein; protein product: MPEDKTPADPDASGSGWNWSRPEGGSTPAARHALPRNEDFRRTVGFTVLGTVVPGVGLIAAGRRVVGSVVLALFVLTLVALGLAALVDRDALVSIGVDPVMLRRLTIVLLVVAALWVVVVVATHLALRHRPTRSQRVLGGLLVGVLAFAVAAPMAVAARTAYVSAGLVGTVFQSSADTNSATRPTLQATHAGDKEQQTDPWADQARLNILLLGGDAGKGRVGTRTDTVILASIDTKTGDTTLFSLPRNTARMPFPSDSPLKRAYPNGFTDGDPNNAEFFLNAMYRDVPVKVGKDALGKTDNLGADVMKLSVGQALGLKVDYYVLINLQGFSKMVDALGGVRLNVNTYIPIGGNTDLHIPPKEFLKPGPDQKLDGRSTLWYARGRYGSDDFARMDRQRCVINAMIKQANPANVLTRYEDIANASKSIVYTDIPQEILPAMVDLSLKVKKGNVRSIVFKNGVNGFLSTNPDFSLMRSRVKKAIDEAKDDDTPAKTTGASSGSNKSAPTSEDVDSTCKYDPKVAATARPYTG